A single region of the Chloroflexota bacterium genome encodes:
- the cbiQ gene encoding cobalt ECF transporter T component CbiQ — translation MNQPSAHDERDCFIYSLDPRTKIVAVLLFVLFVVATPPTLWGIFLLYFVLIAALILLARLSFPYILSRSLVVEPFVLMSAIYIPFFKAGEVAASLDVGPWQIAVTYSGLAILGNVLIKAWLSSLGMLILSSTTDFSRLLKGLEQLRLPLVIVMVLSFMYRYIFVLMDEAQRLRQARESRSFGKRPWDWEVRTIGNMIGTLFMRSYERGERVYQAMLARGYEGRHRPLRILRFERVDLYFMLGFVLCLALIALWGYRGV, via the coding sequence GTGAACCAGCCGAGTGCTCACGACGAACGAGATTGTTTCATTTATAGCCTTGATCCCCGCACCAAGATTGTGGCCGTACTGCTTTTCGTCCTTTTCGTCGTAGCTACCCCGCCCACCTTGTGGGGGATCTTTCTCTTGTATTTCGTCCTGATCGCTGCGCTGATCCTCCTGGCCAGGTTGTCGTTTCCTTATATCTTGAGCAGATCGCTAGTGGTTGAGCCCTTCGTCCTGATGTCCGCCATCTACATCCCTTTCTTCAAGGCGGGAGAGGTGGCCGCCTCCCTTGACGTTGGACCCTGGCAGATAGCGGTTACTTACAGCGGATTAGCTATTCTGGGAAATGTTCTGATCAAGGCCTGGCTCTCCAGCTTGGGCATGCTCATTTTATCCAGCACGACCGACTTCTCTCGTCTGCTCAAGGGCTTAGAACAATTGAGGTTACCTCTGGTAATAGTGATGGTGCTTTCTTTCATGTATCGTTACATTTTCGTTCTAATGGACGAGGCGCAGCGCCTGCGACAGGCCAGGGAGAGTCGTAGCTTCGGGAAGCGGCCCTGGGACTGGGAGGTAAGGACGATAGGAAACATGATCGGCACCCTGTTTATGCGCAGCTATGAGCGGGGCGAGAGGGTCTACCAGGCGATGCTGGCGCGGGGCTACGAAGGGCGGCATCGGCCCTTGCGTATCTTGCGATTTGAACGAGTAGATTTATATTTCATGCTTGGCTTCGTCCTCTGTCTGGCGCTTATCGCCCTTTGGGGTTATAGAGGAGTGTAA
- a CDS encoding PDGLE domain-containing protein — protein sequence MKLKWWHYGLLLAILVSLFSPLASSWPDGLERVAEEIGFGGATRAPLFQLIPAYAFPGVANPAIATILAGLLGTIILFVLTYALGLLLRRREVD from the coding sequence ATGAAATTGAAATGGTGGCATTACGGTCTGCTTCTGGCCATACTGGTATCCCTCTTTTCGCCTCTCGCCTCCTCCTGGCCGGATGGACTGGAGCGAGTGGCCGAGGAGATAGGATTCGGCGGAGCAACTCGCGCGCCGCTTTTCCAGCTAATCCCCGCTTATGCCTTCCCCGGCGTCGCTAACCCGGCCATAGCGACGATCCTGGCCGGCCTACTGGGGACGATCATCCTCTTTGTCCTTACCTACGCCCTGGGCCTCCTGTTGCGCCGCAGGGAAGTGGATTGA
- a CDS encoding energy-coupling factor ABC transporter permease: MHIPDGFLNLTTAASTYVVSAGAIGYSVRETHKKIGERQVPLMGMMGAFIFAAQMLNFPVIGGTSGHLIGGALAAILLGPWSAVLVITAVLAVQCFLFQDGGVTALGANVLNMGVIASFVGYYLYNGLTALLGGSKSVRLVGGFLGAWASVFLAAVACALELVVSDISPLVVVLPAMAGIHALIGIGEGLITAAVLSFVLATRKDLLALERI; the protein is encoded by the coding sequence ATGCATATCCCAGATGGATTTCTGAATCTGACCACGGCCGCAAGCACTTATGTCGTCTCGGCCGGCGCCATCGGTTACAGCGTCAGGGAGACGCATAAGAAGATAGGCGAAAGACAGGTGCCCTTAATGGGGATGATGGGGGCATTTATCTTTGCCGCCCAGATGCTTAATTTTCCAGTCATCGGCGGCACCTCAGGACATCTCATCGGTGGGGCCCTGGCTGCCATTCTCTTGGGTCCTTGGTCGGCTGTATTGGTGATAACTGCTGTCCTGGCCGTGCAGTGCTTTCTCTTCCAGGATGGTGGGGTCACAGCCCTGGGGGCTAACGTTCTCAATATGGGCGTCATCGCCAGCTTCGTTGGCTACTATCTCTATAATGGGCTCACAGCGCTTCTGGGAGGGAGTAAATCTGTCCGATTGGTTGGTGGTTTCCTGGGTGCCTGGGCCTCGGTGTTTCTGGCCGCTGTAGCCTGCGCTCTAGAGCTGGTCGTCTCGGACATCTCACCGCTTGTGGTCGTCTTGCCAGCGATGGCCGGTATTCATGCCCTCATTGGCATCGGCGAAGGCTTGATTACGGCGGCGGTGCTCAGCTTCGTGCTGGCCACAAGGAAAGATCTACTAGCGTTAGAAAGGATCTGA
- a CDS encoding CooT family nickel-binding protein, translated as MCEATAFVATDGREKKIMENVILLQPEDDRLLLADLLGEQKLVQARVRSIDFLKHRIVLEEMEGKSPTGA; from the coding sequence ATGTGTGAAGCTACCGCCTTTGTTGCTACCGATGGGCGGGAAAAGAAGATCATGGAGAACGTCATCCTGCTTCAGCCGGAAGATGATCGCCTGCTTCTGGCTGATCTGCTGGGAGAGCAGAAGTTGGTGCAGGCGAGGGTGAGGAGCATTGATTTCCTGAAACATAGAATTGTCCTCGAGGAGATGGAGGGCAAGTCGCCGACAGGCGCCTGA
- a CDS encoding trypsin-like peptidase domain-containing protein has translation MRTAIGRIGYSLIVFLLFSLISLGCSESILGRGAPATRTAIASRSTSLPPSTVPTPTTVDQLTPAESLTLVQVVERVRPAVVNITTQQISYGDFFRPVPIEAGTGSGVIIDKEGHIITNNHVVEGAERLKITLPDERSFDGRIIGTDPLSDLAVVKINGTDLPTVELGDSAALRIGEPLVAIGNALALSGGPTVTSGVVSALGRSIRPDRGGVLYDLIQTDAAINPGNSGGPLVNMRAQVVGINTAIAAAPGGGIGFAIAINSAKPIVQELIALGKIIYSYMGIDFRAVTPALAARASLPVSRGAIVLRVGQNTPASEAGIRPGDIIVTIDDQEVKDDVTLLKAVRKHKPGETVQVTVVRDGDRRTFKVTLGERPTG, from the coding sequence ATGAGGACAGCTATCGGTCGAATTGGCTATTCCCTTATTGTTTTCCTTCTGTTTTCCTTAATCTCCCTCGGTTGTTCGGAGAGCATCCTTGGCAGAGGCGCACCGGCCACTCGCACAGCCATCGCTAGCAGAAGCACCTCGCTTCCGCCGTCGACCGTGCCCACCCCTACTACGGTGGACCAGCTGACTCCAGCAGAATCCTTAACCCTTGTCCAGGTGGTAGAGAGGGTGCGCCCCGCGGTAGTGAATATCACTACGCAACAAATCTCCTACGGTGATTTCTTCCGTCCGGTTCCCATCGAGGCCGGCACAGGCTCGGGCGTGATTATAGACAAGGAGGGACACATCATCACAAATAACCACGTGGTGGAGGGAGCGGAGCGCTTGAAGATAACCCTGCCCGATGAGCGCTCTTTTGATGGTAGGATCATAGGCACGGATCCGCTGTCGGATTTAGCCGTGGTGAAAATCAACGGCACCGATTTGCCAACTGTGGAGCTGGGCGACTCCGCTGCCCTCCGCATTGGAGAGCCGCTAGTAGCCATCGGGAATGCCCTGGCCTTGTCCGGTGGTCCCACGGTCACCTCTGGGGTAGTCAGTGCCCTTGGTCGCAGTATCCGACCGGATAGGGGAGGTGTCCTCTACGACCTTATCCAGACTGATGCAGCGATTAACCCGGGCAACAGTGGAGGACCACTAGTGAACATGCGCGCTCAGGTGGTAGGCATCAATACGGCCATAGCTGCCGCTCCTGGTGGGGGTATTGGGTTTGCCATCGCCATTAATTCGGCTAAACCGATCGTCCAGGAGCTGATCGCCTTGGGGAAGATAATTTACTCTTATATGGGAATCGACTTTCGGGCAGTTACACCAGCCCTGGCCGCACGGGCCAGTCTCCCTGTGAGTAGAGGGGCGATCGTCCTACGCGTGGGGCAGAATACCCCCGCCAGTGAGGCAGGCATCCGGCCGGGTGATATTATCGTGACCATAGATGACCAGGAGGTCAAGGACGATGTCACCCTTCTCAAGGCGGTGCGCAAACATAAGCCTGGTGAGACGGTCCAGGTGACTGTCGTGCGGGATGGAGATAGGCGCACCTTCAAAGTGACTCTAGGGGAGAGGCCAACAGGATAG
- a CDS encoding PBP1A family penicillin-binding protein — translation MDHRNNIPGNKHNRTKTAGRYGQRVASLYNRYRRLHHRGSTAGRTWKLLLAATLILPLLAVFTLGVAAAAAYDLYIKDLPSLEKLEKRQVFKTTKIYDRNGQLLYELWDPQAGRRTVVPLSEMPQTIIDATIATEDAHFYENPGVDPLAILRAAWQNYTGRQVVSGASTITMQLVRNVFFTSEERYQQTLSRKIKEAILAYQLSQRYSKDHILEMYLNEIYYGNLSYGIEAAAWSYFGKHARDLTLGEVSMLAGLPQAPSEYNPLLNYKAAKQRQAEVLERMVKQGYITAEQAEKAKNERLTFARQGFDLRAPHFMMYVRNLLERRFGPEKLYYGGLQVQTSIDSNLLAIAEKAAREHIAKIKNRNANNAALVAIDPKTGEILVMLGSVDYYDPSIDGQVNMAIAERQPGSTLKPFTYVTAFERGLTAATVIMDQPIEFPGDSRQRIYRPHNHDWKWHGPVTVRRALAASLNIPALLTLKYIGIPALLDTAHKMGITSLTDPNRYGLSVTLGGGEVKLTDLTFAYAPFANNGRQVGAAVPLPERQPGMREYEPVAILKVTDADGKVLYEYKPGEGKQLITPQQAFLINSILSDDEARQGTYGRHSFLSLSRPAAAKTGTTDDYRDGWTIGYTPDLVAGVWVGNANNEPMKDVYGVAGAGYIWHNFMEDALTYLNKPPTPFPKPEGLVQAQSCALGRTDTAWNSPMVTEWFIKGTEPHKGLDGSPGGWILDVTTTRRDDGLPEVQTVQRPILTCASWPGVWPAAPTPESRTPPSPTAVTEPAPAKVVVPSVVGLPEAEARRRIEAARLKNTYANYQGHDALPESVLQKVPIGHVLSQTPEGGTIVAPSTTVYLAVRKD, via the coding sequence ATGGATCACAGGAACAATATTCCAGGGAATAAACACAACCGGACCAAAACAGCGGGGCGGTATGGGCAAAGGGTGGCCTCCCTCTACAACAGATACCGACGACTGCACCATCGTGGTTCTACGGCTGGACGAACGTGGAAACTCCTCCTGGCAGCCACTCTCATCTTACCGCTCCTGGCTGTCTTTACCTTGGGTGTCGCTGCCGCAGCAGCTTATGACCTCTATATTAAGGATTTGCCCTCCTTAGAGAAACTGGAGAAACGCCAAGTCTTCAAGACGACGAAGATTTATGATCGTAATGGTCAGCTGCTTTACGAGCTTTGGGACCCTCAAGCTGGCCGCCGAACGGTAGTTCCCCTGAGCGAGATGCCTCAAACGATAATTGACGCCACTATCGCCACCGAGGATGCCCATTTCTATGAAAATCCGGGAGTCGATCCGCTGGCTATCCTGCGCGCTGCCTGGCAGAACTATACCGGGCGACAGGTCGTAAGTGGAGCCAGCACTATCACCATGCAACTGGTGCGTAATGTCTTCTTTACATCTGAGGAGAGGTATCAACAGACGTTAAGCCGCAAGATCAAAGAAGCGATCCTGGCTTACCAGCTCTCACAACGCTACTCTAAGGACCACATTCTGGAGATGTATTTGAACGAAATCTATTATGGGAACCTCTCCTATGGCATAGAAGCGGCCGCCTGGTCCTACTTTGGGAAACATGCCCGGGACTTAACCTTGGGTGAGGTGTCCATGCTGGCTGGACTGCCGCAAGCGCCCAGCGAATACAATCCTCTGCTGAACTATAAGGCCGCTAAGCAACGTCAGGCGGAGGTTCTGGAACGCATGGTGAAACAGGGCTATATTACTGCTGAGCAGGCAGAGAAGGCGAAAAATGAACGCCTCACCTTCGCCAGACAGGGTTTCGACCTGAGAGCACCACACTTCATGATGTACGTCCGGAATCTCCTGGAAAGGCGCTTCGGACCGGAGAAGTTGTACTATGGAGGGCTGCAAGTCCAAACCAGCATTGACTCTAACCTTCTGGCCATCGCCGAAAAGGCAGCGCGTGAGCACATCGCCAAGATCAAGAACCGTAATGCCAACAACGCTGCTTTAGTGGCCATCGATCCCAAAACAGGCGAGATTCTGGTGATGTTGGGCAGCGTTGATTACTACGATCCAAGTATTGATGGACAGGTCAATATGGCTATCGCTGAACGTCAACCAGGCTCGACCCTTAAACCGTTCACTTATGTCACCGCCTTCGAGCGAGGCTTGACTGCGGCCACTGTAATTATGGATCAGCCGATTGAGTTCCCTGGCGATTCTCGGCAACGAATCTATCGCCCTCATAATCACGATTGGAAATGGCACGGGCCAGTAACGGTTCGTCGTGCTCTGGCCGCTTCACTCAACATACCCGCCCTCTTGACGCTGAAATACATCGGTATTCCGGCCCTCCTGGACACAGCGCACAAGATGGGAATCACCAGTTTGACCGACCCCAACCGCTATGGGCTATCCGTCACCCTTGGTGGTGGGGAGGTGAAGTTGACCGATCTGACCTTTGCCTATGCCCCTTTTGCGAACAATGGTCGACAGGTTGGGGCAGCGGTACCATTGCCGGAGAGGCAGCCCGGGATGCGAGAATATGAGCCAGTGGCCATACTCAAGGTCACTGATGCCGATGGTAAAGTGCTGTATGAATACAAGCCTGGCGAAGGCAAACAGCTGATCACCCCCCAGCAGGCTTTTCTCATCAACAGCATCCTCTCTGATGATGAGGCTCGACAGGGCACCTATGGCAGACATAGCTTTTTATCCCTTTCCAGGCCCGCCGCAGCCAAGACGGGCACCACTGATGATTATCGCGATGGCTGGACGATCGGCTATACGCCTGATCTGGTGGCTGGGGTTTGGGTAGGCAACGCTAACAATGAGCCGATGAAGGACGTCTATGGCGTCGCCGGCGCCGGCTACATCTGGCACAACTTTATGGAGGATGCCCTTACCTACCTGAATAAGCCTCCCACTCCCTTTCCTAAGCCAGAAGGACTGGTGCAGGCCCAGTCCTGTGCACTTGGTCGAACTGATACGGCCTGGAATTCACCAATGGTGACGGAGTGGTTCATCAAGGGCACCGAACCTCATAAGGGGCTTGATGGCTCCCCTGGGGGATGGATTCTGGATGTTACCACTACCCGAAGAGACGATGGCTTGCCTGAGGTGCAGACGGTGCAGCGGCCCATCCTCACCTGTGCCTCCTGGCCAGGCGTCTGGCCGGCGGCACCTACACCGGAGAGTCGTACGCCTCCTTCACCAACTGCCGTGACCGAGCCAGCACCAGCTAAGGTGGTGGTACCCTCGGTTGTGGGCTTGCCAGAGGCAGAAGCCCGGCGCCGTATCGAGGCTGCCAGGCTCAAGAACACCTACGCTAACTACCAGGGACACGACGCGCTCCCCGAGAGTGTACTACAAAAAGTGCCCATCGGGCACGTTCTTAGCCAGACACCCGAGGGAGGTACCATCGTCGCCCCTAGCACCACCGTCTATCTCGCCGTACGTAAAGACTAG